A region of Pontiella agarivorans DNA encodes the following proteins:
- a CDS encoding HAD family hydrolase, producing the protein MKTFLFDIGNVLTNFDFQKLLQAYSDHSGRSLEPQSDRDEEMYVSVEKGLLSEADYVAYLNEAKGLNWTTDNLHLIWQEIFSLNETGNRLFDKAKRSDARVYTLSNIADYHIRAIENNWNGFFEGTTGLFMSYRMGVRKPDPRIYEMVLKELGVSGSQCFFIDDLAENVATAREQGIEAHQFIPENYEEIERKAHDFFGW; encoded by the coding sequence ATGAAAACTTTTTTATTCGATATCGGAAACGTACTCACCAATTTTGATTTCCAAAAACTGCTGCAGGCCTATTCGGACCACTCCGGCCGTTCGTTGGAGCCGCAGTCCGACCGGGATGAAGAAATGTATGTGAGTGTGGAAAAAGGACTGCTGAGCGAAGCGGATTATGTGGCCTATTTGAATGAAGCCAAAGGGCTCAATTGGACGACAGATAATCTACATCTGATCTGGCAGGAGATTTTCAGCCTGAATGAAACGGGGAACCGGCTGTTTGATAAGGCGAAGAGATCGGATGCCCGGGTTTATACGCTGAGCAATATTGCCGACTATCATATTCGAGCCATTGAAAACAACTGGAACGGTTTTTTTGAGGGCACCACCGGGTTGTTCATGTCCTACCGCATGGGCGTGCGTAAACCTGATCCGCGGATTTATGAAATGGTGCTGAAGGAACTCGGCGTCTCCGGCAGCCAGTGTTTCTTTATTGATGATCTCGCGGAAAATGTCGCCACGGCCCGGGAGCAGGGAATTGAGGCCCACCAGTTCATTCCCGAAAATTACGAAGAAATCGAACGCAAGGCGCACGATTTCTTTGGATGGTGA
- a CDS encoding AraC family transcriptional regulator: protein MRVTHLSDELKAEYLKRPITEGLLCLRAGHHQAPPTHYLPRPEGSEDTIFIFCTDGRGWLEVSGKTHVIEKHTGFLIPAHIPHAYGADPDCPWSTYWTHFQGRQAADYMRMITPDPENPVLHLPEPQAVRNGFEQLYQQMNDVHTYTAVIAASGVLSHLLVTVMQNRQAVEVRLRGAEEGLSKTVEFMQRNLGRRLTLKDLSAVAGISPNHYATMFHRCYGHPPIDYFNRLKIQRACELLAATRLRISEVGELLGFEDAFYFSRLFKKIMGVSPRGYR from the coding sequence ATGCGGGTGACTCATCTCTCAGATGAACTGAAGGCTGAATACCTGAAACGGCCGATTACTGAAGGGTTGCTGTGTCTGCGCGCAGGACACCACCAGGCGCCGCCCACGCATTATCTCCCGCGGCCGGAGGGCAGCGAGGATACCATCTTTATTTTCTGCACAGACGGGCGGGGCTGGCTCGAGGTTTCCGGAAAAACACATGTCATTGAGAAACATACCGGTTTTCTCATTCCAGCCCATATTCCGCATGCCTATGGAGCGGATCCGGATTGTCCCTGGAGCACCTACTGGACGCATTTTCAGGGAAGGCAGGCTGCGGATTATATGCGGATGATTACACCGGACCCCGAAAATCCGGTCTTGCATCTTCCGGAACCGCAAGCGGTTCGAAATGGATTTGAACAGCTGTATCAGCAGATGAATGATGTTCACACCTATACGGCAGTCATTGCGGCAAGCGGGGTGCTGAGTCACCTGCTGGTCACTGTAATGCAGAACAGGCAGGCGGTGGAGGTCCGGTTGCGCGGTGCCGAAGAAGGTCTTTCCAAAACCGTTGAATTCATGCAGCGCAATCTCGGTCGCCGGCTCACACTGAAGGATTTGTCGGCTGTAGCAGGCATCAGTCCGAACCATTATGCAACGATGTTTCACCGGTGCTATGGCCATCCGCCGATTGATTATTTCAACCGGCTGAAAATTCAACGGGCCTGCGAACTGCTGGCGGCGACCCGGCTGCGGATCAGCGAAGTGGGGGAGCTGCTCGGTTTCGAGGATGCCTTCTATTTTTCGCGCCTGTTTAAAAAAATCATGGGGGTTTCACCACGAGGTTATCGTTAA
- a CDS encoding LCCL domain-containing protein, whose product MKTFVLSFLLLFFVSISHATLPPGVTPTPAPATASGLSGGPFYYEVTGSTVGFVYGTDFYAGNSSIATAAVHDGLLADGETGVIELTLVGRLKPVGSTQNGITSYGYNFSLPCFEMELCVVADFSIISQPQGGVLAAGTPITLSVGVDGTGHTFQWYIGEPGDITQPVPANNSSNLTVTAANPPSTYWVEISNASGSVSSLGATVAAFVTEPSNDWQDITVNVQGALSPDNEIGPLLATGSELYVLGDTGIFRTSDNGNSFSTLNTVSGAGYDLGLTALRFVERAGDYIYVGTDPGSYTATLGYTAMHRLQPGDTVWEQAAQPGLTGPINVSVDDVSYDPGSDMYYAASAFAGCYVSSNGLHWTERRNGLPETGLPYGAFVNARSVDAHEGKVFLNLYSVLAENNGGVYVSEDHGLSWTRSGGVGGTPGGLVRFGSRLLYATSGPATPDDGVYYTDDGGNWKYSPFLGHGFNIRANSTHLFTARERQLLFSATDGLTWDALDDLNLPADFYADWIEPSETHLFLYGTDSQGPRLYRRTLASLNLSPATQFVVDPSEAGSTVYANPGQTLFFSGLAGGANISYQWKIGGVDIPGATAPDLNLEVTDETEGNLTLEVSGDGGTIESQPILITRIPAEPGFQDMRFVQPPLPMQGSLVLYDDYRVLQIEAPRMQLLSTNGQVLVRNELIGDSRIRRGFIDSQGRLVGFGEFSVVRLDPDTLTPDPSFTNVAFSGVGGTTNTTIRLNDVIELPGQGYLCAVNNNTTLNGVGVPSLVLLDYDGVQVPGFINPFINYSPSYAPSALQLELTPAGKILVQVASAKWANGDSIPSMGLVRLESSGARDLSFSQNNDNIPIANRTLRFFTQQPDGKILYSVDNSRYRPKRLNADGTYDAGFNGDDTDFERTIFGFITEPSGKVVVYGEFEAYGAQRAIGHARLLSNGDFDPTYNAEEGFKFYNTQKAVGDAVYDDRGFVYYVSSDGGGYRVSGQTGVVRVFVGEESEPSVLDLYLEPFGLPAGQQGEEDDPDGDGFKNIFELAYQTDPSAGNDAVELLPGAGSESGAVLNGILGSAVLDPAKTYYTQTVRLPKNPPAGVTVRPVSTDTLPLFGNGSSTLVAYGAPIDEGDTILQTYYQAEDMSVAPRGYFTVEAFLD is encoded by the coding sequence ATGAAAACATTCGTACTGTCTTTTCTTCTGTTGTTTTTCGTTTCCATTTCACATGCCACGTTGCCGCCGGGGGTGACGCCGACGCCGGCACCCGCCACCGCAAGTGGTTTGTCGGGAGGGCCCTTTTACTACGAAGTAACGGGGTCAACCGTGGGGTTCGTTTATGGTACGGACTTTTATGCTGGGAACTCCTCAATTGCCACAGCGGCGGTTCATGACGGACTTCTTGCCGATGGTGAAACGGGAGTGATTGAACTTACACTGGTTGGAAGGCTAAAACCCGTCGGTTCGACGCAAAACGGGATCACTTCATATGGTTACAATTTTTCTCTCCCTTGTTTTGAGATGGAATTATGTGTCGTAGCGGATTTTTCGATTATCTCACAGCCGCAGGGGGGCGTTCTGGCGGCGGGCACTCCGATTACGCTATCGGTCGGCGTTGATGGAACGGGGCATACGTTTCAATGGTATATCGGCGAGCCGGGGGATATCACCCAGCCGGTGCCCGCGAATAATTCATCGAACCTGACCGTCACGGCGGCAAACCCTCCGTCGACGTATTGGGTGGAGATCTCCAATGCCTCTGGTTCCGTTTCAAGCTTAGGAGCCACGGTTGCGGCTTTTGTAACGGAACCGTCGAACGACTGGCAGGACATCACCGTCAATGTTCAGGGCGCTTTATCACCCGATAATGAGATTGGTCCGCTTCTGGCGACGGGCTCTGAGCTCTATGTGCTCGGCGACACCGGGATTTTCCGAACATCGGATAATGGAAATAGTTTTAGCACGCTGAATACGGTCAGTGGGGCGGGCTATGATTTGGGCCTTACCGCGCTGCGTTTTGTGGAGCGGGCCGGCGATTATATTTATGTCGGCACCGATCCGGGAAGCTACACGGCGACACTCGGCTACACGGCCATGCACCGCCTGCAGCCGGGCGATACGGTCTGGGAGCAGGCCGCGCAGCCGGGGCTGACCGGTCCGATTAATGTTTCGGTGGACGATGTAAGTTATGATCCCGGTTCGGACATGTATTATGCGGCCAGCGCATTTGCCGGCTGCTATGTTTCCAGCAACGGGCTCCACTGGACCGAACGCCGGAACGGGCTGCCGGAGACCGGACTGCCCTATGGCGCTTTTGTGAATGCCCGGAGTGTGGATGCGCATGAAGGCAAGGTGTTTCTCAACCTCTACAGTGTTCTCGCCGAGAATAACGGCGGTGTGTATGTATCGGAAGACCACGGCCTGAGCTGGACCCGATCGGGGGGCGTGGGCGGTACGCCGGGCGGACTGGTGCGGTTCGGCAGCCGTCTGCTGTATGCTACCAGCGGGCCCGCTACCCCGGACGACGGTGTTTATTACACCGATGATGGCGGGAACTGGAAGTATAGCCCGTTTCTCGGCCACGGGTTTAATATCCGTGCAAATTCAACGCATCTGTTTACGGCCCGGGAGCGGCAGCTGCTGTTTTCCGCCACAGACGGGCTGACGTGGGATGCGCTCGATGACCTGAATCTGCCGGCTGATTTTTACGCAGATTGGATCGAGCCGTCGGAAACCCATCTTTTCCTTTACGGAACGGACAGCCAGGGTCCACGTCTATACCGCCGCACGCTGGCTTCGCTGAATCTCAGCCCGGCGACCCAGTTTGTGGTTGATCCGTCCGAGGCGGGATCGACGGTGTACGCGAACCCGGGACAGACGCTCTTTTTCAGCGGTCTGGCCGGCGGGGCGAATATCAGCTATCAATGGAAAATCGGTGGTGTAGATATCCCCGGTGCAACGGCGCCCGATTTAAATCTTGAAGTCACCGACGAAACCGAAGGAAATCTTACGCTGGAAGTGAGCGGTGATGGCGGAACCATTGAAAGCCAGCCGATATTGATTACACGGATTCCGGCAGAACCGGGATTTCAGGATATGCGTTTTGTGCAGCCGCCGCTTCCCATGCAGGGTTCGCTGGTGCTTTATGATGACTATCGTGTGCTGCAGATTGAGGCCCCGCGCATGCAGCTGCTCAGCACGAACGGTCAGGTGCTGGTCCGCAATGAACTCATTGGCGATTCCCGGATCCGCCGCGGCTTCATTGATTCGCAGGGCCGGCTGGTCGGGTTCGGCGAATTTTCCGTGGTGCGCCTCGATCCGGATACGTTGACGCCTGATCCGTCGTTTACCAATGTCGCTTTTTCGGGAGTCGGCGGGACAACCAATACGACCATCCGGCTGAACGATGTGATTGAGCTTCCGGGCCAGGGGTACCTGTGCGCGGTGAATAATAACACCACCTTGAATGGGGTTGGGGTTCCATCGCTCGTTCTGCTGGATTACGACGGTGTCCAGGTGCCCGGTTTTATAAATCCGTTTATTAATTATTCACCGAGCTACGCCCCGAGCGCCCTGCAGCTCGAGTTGACGCCCGCCGGAAAAATTCTCGTGCAGGTTGCGTCGGCAAAATGGGCAAACGGGGATAGTATCCCGAGTATGGGGCTGGTTCGCCTCGAGAGCAGTGGTGCACGGGATCTGAGTTTTTCCCAGAATAACGATAATATTCCGATTGCCAACCGGACCCTGCGTTTCTTCACCCAGCAGCCGGACGGGAAGATTCTTTATTCGGTGGACAACAGCCGCTACCGGCCGAAGCGTCTCAATGCGGATGGAACGTACGATGCCGGGTTCAACGGGGACGATACCGATTTTGAGCGGACCATTTTCGGTTTTATCACGGAGCCATCGGGCAAAGTGGTGGTCTACGGCGAGTTCGAGGCCTATGGAGCCCAACGGGCAATCGGCCATGCGCGCCTGCTGAGCAACGGGGATTTTGATCCGACCTACAACGCGGAAGAAGGCTTCAAGTTCTATAATACACAGAAGGCCGTCGGTGATGCGGTTTATGATGATCGCGGCTTTGTCTATTACGTCTCCTCCGATGGCGGCGGATATCGCGTAAGCGGGCAGACCGGCGTGGTCCGTGTGTTTGTCGGGGAAGAGTCGGAACCCAGCGTGCTGGATCTCTATCTGGAACCCTTTGGCCTGCCCGCCGGGCAGCAGGGCGAAGAGGATGATCCGGATGGCGACGGATTTAAAAATATCTTTGAACTGGCCTACCAAACCGATCCTTCCGCCGGGAACGATGCCGTCGAGCTGTTGCCTGGGGCGGGCAGCGAATCCGGAGCCGTTTTAAACGGAATTCTGGGAAGTGCTGTGCTGGATCCGGCGAAAACATATTACACGCAGACGGTCCGCCTGCCGAAAAATCCGCCGGCCGGGGTGACCGTGCGGCCCGTCTCCACCGACACGTTGCCGCTCTTCGGAAACGGATCATCGACACTCGTGGCCTATGGAGCGCCGATTGATGAAGGCGATACGATTTTGCAGACCTATTACCAGGCCGAAGATATGAGTGTCGCACCCAGAGGCTACTTCACGGTTGAAGCCTTTCTGGATTAA
- the nudC gene encoding NAD(+) diphosphatase: MNFYPAILPEETNPAAVRAFLFRNGKDILTDGASVPILNPDSPLLKNAVYLGRYGVEPCYTARLNESADVPKGYELSDIRSLHSQLETELYALIGYASQILTWRENHQFCSRCGTKAEPSEKERAMICPACGLQNYPRISPSMIVAVTRGDELLMARGHHFPEGLYSVVAGFVEPGESLEQCVAREVMEETGLEIKNIQYHSSQPWPFPHSLMVGFTADYAGGEIRIDPKEIEDAGWYTAENLPEKIPSKSTIARALIDDYLNRTGVTS, from the coding sequence ATGAACTTTTACCCAGCCATTCTTCCGGAAGAGACCAACCCCGCCGCAGTTCGGGCATTCCTCTTCCGCAACGGAAAAGATATTCTGACCGACGGAGCATCCGTCCCTATTCTGAATCCCGACAGCCCTTTACTTAAAAATGCGGTTTATCTGGGACGGTATGGCGTTGAGCCGTGTTATACGGCCCGCCTGAACGAATCCGCCGATGTACCCAAAGGATATGAATTGAGCGATATCCGCTCGCTTCACAGCCAGCTTGAGACAGAACTCTATGCTTTGATCGGCTACGCCTCGCAGATTCTAACCTGGCGTGAAAATCATCAGTTCTGTTCCCGATGCGGTACCAAAGCCGAGCCTTCCGAAAAAGAACGGGCTATGATCTGTCCGGCATGCGGGCTTCAGAACTATCCGCGTATTTCGCCCAGCATGATTGTGGCGGTCACGCGCGGCGACGAACTGCTGATGGCGCGCGGTCACCACTTTCCGGAAGGGCTCTACAGCGTCGTTGCCGGATTTGTGGAGCCGGGTGAAAGCCTCGAACAGTGCGTTGCCCGGGAAGTCATGGAAGAGACGGGCCTGGAAATTAAAAATATCCAATACCACTCCAGCCAGCCCTGGCCCTTCCCCCACTCGCTGATGGTCGGCTTCACGGCCGACTATGCCGGCGGCGAAATCCGGATAGACCCCAAAGAAATCGAAGACGCCGGCTGGTACACTGCAGAAAACCTGCCCGAAAAAATTCCGTCAAAATCCACAATCGCCCGCGCTCTGATCGATGATTATCTGAACCGCACCGGAGTTACATCATGA
- the cytX gene encoding putative hydroxymethylpyrimidine transporter CytX encodes MSTEPPKLSSVNLLGIWFGAAVSIAEILTGSFLAPLGLAKGIATILVGHLIGALILFLAGVIGAQKNLTSMESTRLSFGIYGSYGFSLLNIIQLLGWTAIMIASGAAVFDEAATQLFAYSNPTLWSIGIGLFICFWIAVGLKNLAKINAVVVSLLFIFCVVLGFVIFRDAAAMGPLAEGSMSFGGGVELSVAMSLSWLPLIADYTRSARRPIRGTAFGVIGYAVGSSFMFIIGLGAALYSGTSDIGQILMAAGLGIPALFVVFFSTTTTTFLDVLSAGISCTNLFPRAGEKSVALLVCIAGVALALLAPLAQFENFLYFIGSVFAPLYAVLFTDYFILRRADSLTRNLNLKNGLLWLIGFVLYRLLLPYNTPVGTTTVVIILTGIICVLFYKAEQKWLSAKTK; translated from the coding sequence ATGTCCACGGAACCCCCTAAATTATCTTCCGTCAACCTGCTCGGCATCTGGTTCGGCGCCGCCGTCTCCATCGCGGAAATCCTGACCGGCTCGTTTCTTGCGCCGCTGGGACTGGCCAAAGGCATCGCCACCATTCTGGTCGGCCACCTTATCGGTGCGCTGATCCTGTTTCTCGCCGGAGTCATCGGGGCGCAGAAAAACCTGACCTCCATGGAATCCACCCGGCTTTCGTTCGGCATATACGGGTCCTATGGATTCTCGCTGCTGAACATCATTCAGCTCCTCGGATGGACCGCCATCATGATTGCCAGCGGCGCGGCGGTTTTCGACGAAGCCGCAACGCAGCTCTTTGCCTACAGCAACCCGACGCTGTGGAGCATCGGCATCGGACTCTTCATCTGTTTCTGGATTGCTGTCGGCCTGAAAAACCTGGCGAAAATAAACGCCGTCGTCGTCAGCCTGCTCTTCATCTTCTGTGTCGTGCTTGGATTTGTCATTTTCCGCGACGCCGCGGCCATGGGGCCGCTGGCGGAAGGTTCCATGAGTTTCGGCGGCGGGGTGGAACTCAGCGTCGCCATGAGTCTTTCGTGGCTTCCGCTCATCGCCGATTACACACGCTCCGCCCGCCGTCCAATCCGCGGAACTGCTTTCGGCGTAATCGGCTATGCCGTCGGAAGCTCCTTCATGTTTATCATCGGCCTGGGTGCCGCGCTCTATTCCGGCACCTCCGATATCGGTCAGATCCTCATGGCCGCCGGTCTCGGTATTCCCGCGCTCTTCGTCGTCTTTTTCTCCACCACAACCACCACGTTTCTCGACGTTCTTTCGGCCGGCATCAGCTGCACCAATCTTTTTCCGCGTGCCGGAGAAAAGAGCGTCGCCCTCCTCGTCTGCATCGCCGGAGTGGCGCTGGCCCTGCTGGCACCGCTGGCGCAGTTCGAAAACTTTCTCTACTTCATCGGCTCCGTCTTTGCACCGCTCTACGCCGTGTTGTTTACCGACTATTTCATCCTCCGCCGTGCAGACAGCCTGACCCGGAACCTCAACCTGAAAAACGGACTGCTCTGGCTCATCGGATTTGTTCTGTACCGCCTGCTGCTCCCGTACAACACGCCCGTCGGCACCACCACCGTCGTCATCATTCTGACCGGAATCATCTGCGTTCTGTTTTACAAAGCAGAACAGAAATGGCTTTCCGCCAAAACCAAATAG
- a CDS encoding c-type cytochrome domain-containing protein, protein MIGKISAVVFGLAVLSASAAEVSLEKDLMPLFQRSCGTCHAPDSGIRGAIKNGAYFNEKKDLLGKVGGAVVAGNPEKSGLVKVLAQEVTFGKRALVMPPPKSGVPAFSKEEIEKIKAWINAGAKDN, encoded by the coding sequence ATGATTGGAAAAATCAGTGCTGTTGTATTCGGCCTCGCGGTGCTTTCCGCCTCGGCCGCCGAAGTATCCCTCGAAAAAGACCTGATGCCGCTGTTCCAGCGTTCCTGCGGGACCTGCCACGCGCCGGACAGCGGGATTCGCGGGGCCATTAAAAACGGCGCCTATTTCAATGAAAAAAAGGACCTCCTGGGGAAAGTCGGCGGAGCGGTCGTGGCAGGAAACCCCGAGAAAAGCGGACTGGTTAAGGTACTTGCCCAGGAAGTGACATTCGGCAAAAGAGCACTCGTTATGCCGCCGCCGAAATCCGGCGTTCCGGCCTTCAGCAAAGAGGAAATTGAAAAGATCAAAGCCTGGATCAACGCCGGCGCGAAAGACAACTGA
- the thiD gene encoding bifunctional hydroxymethylpyrimidine kinase/phosphomethylpyrimidine kinase, with amino-acid sequence MKYSTVLSIAGSDSGGGAGIQADIKAISACGGYAATAITAITVQNTVGVSNVHPIPPQILEEQIEAVLSDIGANAIKIGMLHSAEIIDVVCRALDRYAIENVVLDPVMVATSGDILLQNEALTALREKLIPKARIITPNIPEAEILLDAPIAADDDLPRCAAELADRYQVSVLLKAGHLDGDTLTDVLYDFEKKENLLLQSERIRTRNTHGTGCTLSSSLAAFLARGFDLQDAVQRAKAYISHAIIGGAAYEIGSGHGPVKHFHEMPPAGE; translated from the coding sequence ATGAAATACAGCACCGTACTGAGCATTGCCGGCAGCGATTCCGGCGGAGGCGCCGGCATCCAGGCCGACATCAAAGCCATCTCCGCCTGCGGCGGCTATGCCGCAACGGCCATCACCGCCATTACGGTTCAGAACACCGTCGGCGTCAGTAACGTGCACCCGATTCCTCCACAGATCCTCGAAGAACAGATTGAGGCCGTACTGAGTGATATCGGCGCGAACGCCATCAAAATCGGCATGTTGCATTCTGCGGAAATTATCGACGTCGTCTGCCGTGCACTGGACCGGTACGCTATCGAAAATGTGGTGCTCGATCCCGTCATGGTCGCCACGTCCGGCGACATCCTGCTGCAGAACGAGGCCCTCACCGCACTGCGGGAAAAACTCATTCCCAAAGCCCGCATCATTACGCCGAATATTCCCGAAGCCGAAATCCTGCTCGATGCCCCGATCGCTGCCGACGATGATCTGCCCCGCTGCGCCGCTGAGCTGGCCGACCGCTATCAGGTTTCCGTCCTGCTCAAAGCCGGCCACCTCGACGGCGATACGCTGACCGATGTGCTGTACGATTTTGAAAAAAAGGAAAACCTGCTGCTTCAGTCGGAACGCATCCGCACCCGGAACACCCACGGCACCGGATGCACCCTCTCGTCATCGCTCGCCGCCTTCCTCGCCCGCGGCTTCGATCTGCAGGACGCGGTCCAACGCGCCAAAGCGTACATCAGCCACGCCATCATCGGTGGCGCGGCCTACGAGATCGGCAGCGGCCACGGCCCCGTCAAACATTTCCACGAAATGCCCCCCGCCGGCGAATAA
- the htpG gene encoding molecular chaperone HtpG yields MAEETMQFKTELEQLLHLITHSLYSHREVFLRELISNAADAIDKVRFEGLNNEEILEGHSDWKITLKADEEAKTLTISDNGIGMSREQVIENLGTIAHSGTKAFLAKAKEADLENNPELIGQFGVGFYASFMVADDVTVVTKAHGADAVKWESNGTGEFTLSDADKTERGTEITLHLKEDATEYLNEWTIKSTVKKFSDFLEHPVVLLTTKKDEETEVEEEVEEQINSQKAIWLRPKSEITDEEYGEFYKHISHDTNSPAETIHYNAEGAIEFKALLFIPEHKPFDMMMNNDPKSHLNLYVQRVFIGNDFENLLPGYLRFVKGVVDSSDLPLNVSREILQENPMLDKIRKNLTSRVLKTLANLKKTDYKEFEIFHENFSTILKEGLQSDWENKEKIADLLLFESTNKEAGEKTCFADYVENMSDDQEEILYLAGENRASIENSPYLEKFKADGKEVLLMIDPIDDFVIPQLMEYKGKKLKAVNKGDIDGDDLKEEEKEFEGYIGYAKDLLNGVKEVKLTSRLKDSAAVLVGDEMSMSPHIEEMMRRMGQDVPPRESVLELNPEHTVVKKVQALYNANEKDPKVETLTKLLHDQAVIASGAKLDDPAGFAARLNEVLAD; encoded by the coding sequence ATGGCTGAAGAAACCATGCAATTCAAGACTGAGTTGGAGCAGCTGCTGCATCTCATCACCCACTCACTCTATTCCCACCGCGAAGTGTTCCTGCGCGAACTGATTTCCAATGCGGCCGACGCGATCGACAAGGTACGATTCGAAGGCCTTAACAACGAGGAAATCCTCGAAGGACATTCCGACTGGAAAATCACCCTGAAAGCCGACGAAGAGGCCAAAACCCTGACCATTTCCGATAACGGTATCGGCATGTCGCGCGAGCAGGTCATCGAAAACCTCGGCACCATCGCCCACTCCGGCACCAAAGCGTTCCTGGCAAAGGCGAAAGAAGCGGACCTGGAAAACAACCCGGAACTGATCGGCCAGTTCGGCGTTGGTTTCTACGCCTCCTTCATGGTCGCCGACGACGTCACCGTCGTCACCAAGGCCCATGGCGCCGATGCGGTGAAATGGGAATCCAACGGCACCGGCGAATTCACCCTGTCCGATGCGGACAAAACGGAGCGCGGTACCGAAATCACCTTGCACCTGAAAGAAGACGCCACGGAATATCTGAACGAATGGACCATCAAATCCACCGTTAAAAAATTCTCCGACTTCCTCGAACATCCGGTCGTTTTGCTGACCACCAAAAAAGACGAAGAAACCGAAGTGGAGGAAGAGGTCGAAGAACAGATCAACTCGCAGAAAGCGATCTGGCTGCGTCCGAAAAGCGAAATCACCGATGAAGAATACGGTGAATTCTACAAACATATTTCACACGACACCAACTCGCCGGCGGAAACCATCCACTACAACGCCGAAGGCGCGATTGAATTCAAGGCCCTGCTCTTCATCCCCGAACACAAACCGTTCGACATGATGATGAACAACGACCCCAAATCGCACCTGAACCTCTATGTGCAGCGCGTCTTCATCGGAAACGACTTCGAAAATCTGTTGCCGGGCTATCTGCGCTTCGTGAAGGGCGTGGTCGATTCCTCCGATCTGCCGCTCAATGTTTCCCGCGAAATTCTGCAGGAAAACCCGATGCTCGACAAAATCCGTAAAAACCTGACATCCCGCGTGCTCAAAACGCTCGCGAACCTGAAGAAAACGGACTACAAGGAATTCGAGATCTTCCACGAAAACTTCAGCACCATCCTCAAAGAAGGTCTGCAGTCCGACTGGGAAAACAAAGAGAAAATCGCCGATCTCCTGCTGTTCGAATCCACGAACAAAGAAGCCGGCGAAAAAACCTGCTTTGCGGATTATGTGGAAAATATGTCCGACGACCAGGAAGAGATTCTCTACCTCGCCGGTGAAAACCGTGCATCCATTGAAAACTCCCCCTACCTCGAAAAATTCAAAGCCGACGGCAAAGAAGTTTTGCTGATGATCGACCCGATCGACGACTTTGTGATTCCGCAGCTGATGGAATACAAAGGTAAAAAACTCAAAGCGGTCAACAAAGGCGACATCGACGGCGATGATCTGAAGGAAGAGGAAAAGGAATTCGAAGGCTACATCGGCTACGCCAAGGATCTGCTCAACGGCGTCAAAGAGGTGAAGCTCACCTCCCGCCTCAAAGATTCCGCGGCCGTGCTCGTGGGCGACGAAATGTCCATGAGCCCGCATATCGAAGAAATGATGCGCCGCATGGGTCAGGACGTTCCGCCGCGCGAAAGTGTGCTGGAACTCAACCCGGAGCACACCGTGGTGAAAAAGGTACAGGCGCTCTACAATGCGAATGAAAAAGATCCGAAGGTTGAAACCCTCACCAAGCTCCTGCACGATCAGGCCGTAATTGCCTCCGGCGCCAAGCTCGACGATCCGGCCGGCTTCGCCGCCCGCCTCAACGAAGTATTGGCAGACTGA